In the Alkaliphilus oremlandii OhILAs genome, one interval contains:
- the fdhF gene encoding formate dehydrogenase subunit alpha codes for MAKIMINGESYEVKNDITILQACREIGIEIPTLCHDDRLEPHAACRLCIVEIEGVRNLSTSCTMKVAEGMNIQTHSKNVMNTRKELLDLLFSNHPNDCLTCEKSGECKLQDYCYEYGVLGGSYKGEKRNLPIDYSNHFYTYDPNKCILCGKCVRVCSELQCTNAITIDERGFHTSIATPFRKGLEHSTCVSCGNCVAVCPVGALTPKKRQKVRAWETKKVKTTCSYCGVGCQLNLIVHEDKVIGAEPGRGVPNDGLLCVKGRFANAFINHEERLKTPLIRKNGVLEEATWDEALGLIVSKVQSTKEKHGANALGGFSSARCTNEENYLFQKLFRAVIGTNNVDHCARLUHSATVAGLATTLGSGAMTNSIGEVVNNDLLFITGTNTTENHPVIGTQVKQAKKKGAKLIVADPRRIELADMADVYLQIKPGTNIALMNGMLNYIIENDLHDKAYIEERTENFEDVKETVKAYTLERTAQICGVAPEDIAKAARMYAASDRAGIYYAMGITQHTTGTHNVISVSNLALACGNIGKEFAGVNPLRGQNNVQGACDMGALPSDYPGYQKVFKPEIAEKFEAAWNAKLSREVGLTVSEMIQKAETGDLKFLYIMGENPMVSDPDINHVKHSLENIDFLVVQDIFLTETAELADIVLPAASFAEKDGTFVNTERRVQRVRQAIPPVGGAKADWVILMELMNRLGYSKTYGHPSEIMEEIAMVTPQYGGISYERIEKVGIQWPCPTADHPGTKYLHKAAIARGRGLFYPVEHTGSVETKDREYPFILTTGRILYHYHTRTMTGREEGLNKIVPNSYIEVNDITANKLDLEDGEVVKVSSRRGSIKVAVKVTDIVDEDVVFIPFHFAQGAANYLTNAQHDPISKIPELKVAAVKLEKIV; via the coding sequence ATGGCAAAGATTATGATCAATGGCGAAAGTTATGAAGTGAAGAACGACATCACAATACTTCAGGCATGTAGAGAAATCGGAATCGAGATCCCTACCTTATGCCACGATGACCGACTAGAGCCTCACGCAGCCTGTAGATTGTGTATTGTAGAGATTGAAGGCGTAAGAAATCTATCCACTTCATGCACTATGAAAGTTGCAGAGGGGATGAACATACAAACCCACAGCAAAAATGTAATGAATACCAGGAAAGAACTTTTAGACTTACTCTTTTCAAATCATCCCAACGACTGTTTAACCTGTGAAAAATCTGGAGAGTGTAAACTACAGGATTACTGCTACGAGTACGGCGTTTTAGGTGGCAGCTATAAGGGAGAGAAACGAAATTTACCTATAGATTATAGCAATCATTTTTATACCTACGATCCAAATAAATGTATTCTTTGTGGAAAATGTGTAAGGGTTTGCAGTGAGCTTCAGTGTACCAATGCTATTACCATCGATGAAAGAGGTTTTCATACTTCTATTGCCACACCTTTTAGAAAGGGGCTGGAACACTCAACCTGTGTATCCTGCGGTAACTGTGTAGCCGTATGTCCAGTGGGTGCTCTTACACCGAAGAAAAGACAGAAGGTTCGAGCTTGGGAGACAAAAAAAGTTAAAACTACCTGCTCTTATTGTGGGGTAGGGTGTCAACTGAACCTGATTGTCCATGAGGATAAGGTCATCGGTGCAGAGCCAGGGAGAGGCGTACCCAATGATGGGCTTTTATGCGTAAAAGGTAGATTTGCCAACGCATTTATCAATCATGAAGAGCGATTGAAGACGCCGCTCATAAGAAAAAATGGTGTTTTAGAAGAAGCGACATGGGACGAAGCTTTAGGGTTGATTGTATCTAAGGTACAAAGCACGAAAGAGAAGCACGGTGCCAACGCTTTAGGTGGATTTTCCTCCGCTCGATGTACCAATGAAGAAAACTATTTATTTCAAAAGCTTTTCAGAGCGGTGATCGGCACCAATAACGTAGATCACTGTGCACGACTCTGACATTCCGCTACAGTTGCAGGTCTTGCAACAACACTGGGAAGCGGCGCTATGACCAATAGCATTGGAGAAGTCGTAAATAATGACCTTCTTTTCATTACTGGAACCAATACCACAGAAAACCATCCAGTTATAGGAACGCAGGTGAAGCAGGCAAAGAAAAAAGGTGCAAAGCTGATCGTAGCAGACCCGAGAAGGATTGAGCTTGCAGATATGGCAGATGTATATCTGCAAATAAAGCCGGGTACCAATATCGCCCTGATGAACGGTATGCTGAACTATATTATAGAAAATGATCTTCACGATAAAGCTTATATAGAGGAACGAACAGAGAACTTTGAAGATGTGAAAGAAACTGTAAAAGCATATACCCTCGAAAGAACTGCACAAATCTGTGGTGTAGCTCCAGAGGATATTGCAAAGGCAGCCCGAATGTATGCAGCGTCCGACAGAGCAGGAATCTACTATGCTATGGGCATCACTCAGCATACAACGGGAACGCACAATGTAATTTCCGTATCCAACTTGGCTCTTGCTTGTGGCAATATAGGGAAGGAATTCGCAGGGGTGAACCCCCTTCGTGGACAGAACAACGTACAGGGAGCCTGTGATATGGGTGCCCTGCCGTCGGACTATCCGGGATACCAAAAAGTATTCAAGCCAGAGATTGCAGAAAAATTTGAAGCAGCATGGAATGCAAAACTATCGAGAGAGGTTGGCTTAACTGTATCTGAAATGATTCAGAAAGCTGAAACTGGAGATCTTAAGTTCCTGTATATCATGGGAGAGAACCCAATGGTATCGGATCCTGATATCAACCACGTAAAGCACTCCTTAGAAAATATTGATTTCTTAGTAGTTCAGGATATTTTCCTAACGGAAACTGCAGAGCTTGCCGATATAGTTCTTCCAGCCGCTTCCTTTGCAGAAAAAGATGGAACCTTCGTGAATACAGAAAGAAGGGTACAGAGAGTACGACAGGCAATTCCTCCAGTGGGCGGTGCGAAGGCAGACTGGGTCATCCTTATGGAACTGATGAATCGTTTAGGTTATAGTAAAACATACGGTCATCCCTCCGAGATCATGGAAGAAATTGCGATGGTTACACCGCAGTACGGGGGTATATCCTATGAGCGAATAGAAAAGGTTGGAATTCAGTGGCCATGTCCTACCGCAGATCACCCAGGAACGAAGTATCTGCACAAGGCTGCCATTGCAAGAGGGAGAGGACTATTCTATCCAGTGGAGCATACTGGAAGTGTGGAAACCAAGGATCGAGAGTATCCATTCATCCTGACAACAGGTAGGATACTGTACCATTACCATACCAGAACAATGACCGGTCGAGAAGAAGGCTTAAATAAGATCGTGCCCAATTCCTATATTGAAGTCAACGATATTACAGCCAATAAACTAGATCTTGAAGATGGCGAAGTGGTAAAGGTAAGCTCTAGAAGAGGAAGCATTAAAGTTGCTGTTAAAGTGACGGATATTGTAGATGAGGATGTTGTATTTATTCCTTTCCACTTTGCTCAGGGTGCTGCTAACTATTTAACCAATGCCCAGCATGACCCCATATCTAAAATACCAGAGTTGAAGGTAGCGGCTGTAAAACTAGAAAAAATCGTTTAG
- a CDS encoding 2Fe-2S iron-sulfur cluster-binding protein yields the protein MSDVTLIINGEKVTVPGNYKILQAAREVGIDIPNLCYDPNLEVAAACRLCLVEIEGNPKLQTSCSMEVSEGMVVHTETEKIVRARKEILQLLLDNHPNDCLTCQKAGECFLQTYAYKYDVKFREHEGAYKANYVDTSSPYILKDDAKCIVCGKCVRTCEQVAERSVLTLANRGFHTRVVADADLTLEESSCVSCNRCVAVCPVGALLDRRMLGKVRVWDAEATEFKCKVCEYGCDFEVLSKKGKNIAVRAKAPANGRPLCLKGRLTSEFTKLDQLQQPYKKEHGKFLEVSWKEALGLTDIVDKLEKIKELD from the coding sequence ATGAGCGACGTGACGCTTATCATAAATGGGGAAAAAGTAACCGTTCCGGGAAATTATAAGATACTTCAGGCAGCAAGGGAAGTAGGCATCGATATACCGAATCTTTGTTATGACCCAAATTTGGAAGTGGCAGCAGCCTGTAGACTCTGTTTAGTAGAAATTGAAGGGAATCCTAAGCTTCAGACATCTTGCTCGATGGAGGTTTCAGAAGGAATGGTGGTCCATACAGAAACAGAAAAAATTGTTAGGGCAAGAAAGGAAATTCTGCAATTATTATTGGATAATCATCCCAATGACTGTTTGACCTGTCAAAAAGCAGGAGAATGTTTTCTTCAAACCTATGCCTATAAATATGATGTGAAGTTTAGAGAACATGAAGGTGCATATAAGGCGAATTATGTAGATACAAGCAGTCCATATATCCTAAAGGATGATGCAAAATGTATTGTTTGCGGTAAATGTGTCAGAACCTGCGAGCAAGTGGCAGAAAGAAGTGTGTTGACATTAGCCAACAGAGGCTTTCACACCAGAGTGGTAGCCGATGCGGATTTGACCCTAGAGGAATCCAGCTGCGTTTCCTGTAATCGATGTGTCGCCGTATGTCCCGTAGGCGCACTCTTAGACAGACGAATGCTCGGAAAGGTCAGAGTGTGGGATGCAGAGGCCACAGAATTTAAATGTAAGGTATGTGAATACGGCTGCGATTTTGAGGTGCTATCTAAAAAAGGAAAGAATATTGCCGTAAGAGCAAAAGCGCCAGCCAATGGTAGACCTTTATGTCTCAAGGGAAGATTAACCTCGGAATTTACGAAGCTAGATCAACTGCAGCAACCTTATAAAAAGGAACATGGTAAATTCTTAGAGGTAAGCTGGAAGGAAGCTTTAGGCTTAACGGATATCGTCGATAAGCTAGAAAAAATAAAGGAATTGGATTAA
- the nuoF gene encoding NADH-quinone oxidoreductase subunit NuoF encodes MEELEKIRQEYLTKINIRRIKEGKGAVGEVAPFNIGDGARKHVLVCAGTGCTSSKSPQIQKKFEEQIEQNNLNDEVKIVKTGCFGFCEAGPIVVIYPEGTFYSHIKVEDVERIVKEHLLEDMVVQDLVFKESIQGDKIIPINEVEFYKKQKRTALRNCGLINPEDINEYIAFDGYKALAKTLTTMTPEDVVAEIKASGLRGRGGGGFPTGMKWDFTAKAEGKEKYVVCNADEGDPGAFMDRSILEGDPNALIEAMIISGYAVGAQWGYVYVRAEYPIAVGRLDLAIKQAREKGLLGSNILGTDFSFDMEIRLGAGAFVCGEETALLNSIEGKRGMPRPRPPFPAVKGLWGKPTLINNVETFANIPQIILHGAEEFIKTGTEKSKGTKVFALGGKINHTGLVEIPMGTTLREIVYEIGGGIPNGKAFKAVQTGGPSGGCISVEHLDTPIDYDNLIALGSMMGSGGMIVMDEDNCMVDIARFFLDFTVDESCGKCTPCREGTKRMLEILERITEGKGKEGDIERLESLAQSIKISSLCGLGQTAPNPILSTLKYFRHEYEAHIQDKKCPAGLCKALLEFYITEKCIGCTKCARNCPVSCISGKVKERHVIDTEACIKCGNCMAVCPVGAVIKK; translated from the coding sequence ATGGAAGAACTAGAAAAGATTAGACAGGAATACTTAACTAAGATTAATATCCGTAGAATAAAAGAAGGAAAAGGTGCGGTAGGAGAAGTAGCACCGTTCAATATAGGAGATGGTGCTAGAAAGCATGTTTTAGTATGTGCTGGAACGGGATGTACCTCTTCAAAATCACCTCAGATACAGAAGAAATTTGAGGAACAAATAGAGCAAAACAACTTAAACGATGAGGTGAAAATAGTAAAGACAGGATGTTTCGGCTTCTGTGAAGCAGGACCCATCGTCGTGATTTATCCTGAAGGAACATTTTACAGCCATATCAAGGTGGAGGATGTAGAACGTATCGTAAAGGAACATCTTCTAGAGGACATGGTGGTTCAAGATTTAGTTTTTAAAGAGTCCATTCAAGGAGACAAGATTATACCGATAAATGAGGTAGAATTTTATAAAAAACAGAAGCGTACCGCTTTAAGAAATTGTGGATTGATCAATCCCGAAGATATTAACGAATACATCGCTTTTGATGGATATAAAGCCTTAGCCAAAACACTGACCACCATGACCCCAGAGGACGTCGTTGCTGAGATTAAAGCATCGGGACTGAGAGGAAGAGGCGGTGGTGGATTCCCTACAGGGATGAAATGGGATTTTACTGCAAAGGCAGAAGGAAAAGAGAAGTATGTGGTTTGTAATGCAGACGAAGGAGACCCAGGAGCGTTCATGGACCGCTCCATATTGGAAGGAGACCCCAACGCATTAATAGAGGCCATGATCATCTCTGGATATGCAGTAGGAGCTCAGTGGGGCTACGTCTATGTTCGTGCAGAGTATCCAATTGCCGTTGGTAGATTGGATTTAGCCATCAAACAGGCCAGAGAAAAGGGGCTGCTAGGAAGCAATATCCTAGGGACGGATTTTAGCTTCGATATGGAGATCAGACTAGGGGCAGGGGCTTTTGTATGTGGAGAGGAAACAGCGCTATTAAACTCCATTGAAGGTAAACGAGGTATGCCAAGACCGAGACCGCCATTCCCAGCTGTGAAGGGATTATGGGGTAAGCCGACATTAATCAATAACGTGGAGACCTTTGCTAATATACCGCAGATTATTTTACATGGTGCGGAAGAGTTTATAAAAACGGGAACGGAAAAATCAAAAGGAACGAAAGTATTTGCCTTAGGAGGGAAAATAAATCATACAGGTCTTGTAGAAATCCCAATGGGTACCACATTGAGAGAGATTGTATATGAAATCGGTGGCGGAATTCCAAATGGTAAGGCATTTAAAGCAGTACAGACAGGAGGACCTTCCGGCGGATGTATCTCTGTGGAACACTTAGATACGCCCATAGATTACGACAATCTAATAGCATTGGGTTCCATGATGGGCTCCGGTGGTATGATCGTTATGGATGAAGATAACTGTATGGTGGACATTGCTCGATTCTTCCTAGATTTTACAGTGGATGAGTCCTGTGGAAAATGTACCCCTTGTAGAGAAGGTACCAAAAGAATGCTAGAGATTCTTGAAAGAATAACGGAAGGAAAGGGAAAAGAAGGTGATATCGAAAGATTGGAAAGCTTAGCGCAGTCCATTAAGATTTCATCCCTTTGTGGTTTAGGTCAGACCGCACCAAATCCGATACTTTCTACTCTAAAATACTTTAGACATGAATACGAAGCTCATATTCAAGATAAAAAATGTCCAGCAGGTTTATGTAAAGCCCTATTAGAGTTCTATATCACCGAGAAATGTATTGGATGTACCAAATGTGCTAGAAATTGCCCAGTATCCTGTATCTCTGGAAAGGTAAAAGAGCGACACGTCATTGATACAGAGGCCTGTATTAAATGCGGCAACTGTATGGCAGTATGTCCAGTAGGTGCGGTTATTAAAAAGTAA
- a CDS encoding NADH-quinone oxidoreductase subunit NuoE family protein — MDKNYLSKENFEKLYEVIKEHKDTKGPLMPVLHEAQKIFGCISLEVQKEISGKMSVPLSEIYGVVTFYSQFTLEPKGKYHIGVCLGTACYVRGSQAIIDKVTELTGVEIGKTSSDGRFSLEATRCIGACGLAPVLSVNDEVYGRLTANDIAGILEKY; from the coding sequence ATGGATAAAAATTACTTAAGCAAGGAAAACTTTGAAAAATTATACGAAGTAATAAAGGAACATAAAGATACGAAAGGACCATTAATGCCTGTTCTGCACGAAGCACAGAAGATATTTGGGTGCATCTCTTTAGAGGTTCAAAAAGAAATATCTGGGAAGATGAGTGTGCCTTTAAGTGAGATTTATGGTGTTGTAACATTCTACTCTCAATTTACATTAGAGCCAAAGGGTAAATATCATATCGGTGTATGCTTAGGAACTGCCTGTTATGTCAGAGGGTCTCAGGCCATTATAGATAAAGTAACGGAATTAACTGGTGTTGAAATCGGAAAAACATCATCCGATGGGAGGTTTTCTCTAGAGGCGACAAGATGTATTGGTGCCTGTGGATTGGCACCAGTTTTAAGTGTGAACGACGAAGTATACGGTAGATTAACTGCCAATGATATCGCAGGAATTTTAGAAAAGTATTAA
- the uvrC gene encoding excinuclease ABC subunit UvrC translates to MFDLKEKLRTLPEKPGVYMMRNDKNEIIYVGKAISLKNRVRQYFQSSKNHPPKVKAMVSHIVTFEYIVTDTELEALILECNLIKENRPKYNVLLRDDKTYPYIKITTNEEYPRILKTRKVIKDKAKYFGPYTNIGALNETLDVIHTIYPIRTCNKNIERMIANKERPCLNYHIKKCIGPCTGLVTKEEYHQMIHDIILFLDGKEDELVRKIEEKMKAAAISMDFENAARYRDQIIALNNIVEKQKIVSVAEQDQDVIAMAKNEGNTWIQVFFIRKGKLVQREHFILKDTEDDSNQEIIASFLKQFYSGATFVPKEILIEESVEDLNVLEEWLSGKRGNKVSIKVPQKGDKKELLDMVKKNALMTMEQATTVIQLEKEKTEDTLIELAQLLDLEEVPYRIESYDISNIQGVESVGSMVVFEGGKSKNKDYRRFKIKTVKGPNDYASLEEIITRRFKRGLEETQDIIEQSLEVSEGKFAIFPDLIMVDGGFGQVTSVKKALHSLNLNIPVCGMIKDDRHRTKGLVYEGEELSIEKTSHLFRLITKIQDEVHRFAITYHRSLRKKTTLQSILEEIPGVGEARRKALMIHFGSIDKIKNATVEELLEVQGMNRKVAENIVEYLNK, encoded by the coding sequence ATGTTTGATTTAAAGGAAAAACTTAGAACTTTACCGGAAAAACCCGGTGTTTATATGATGAGAAATGATAAAAATGAGATCATATATGTAGGAAAGGCCATATCCCTTAAAAATAGAGTAAGACAATATTTTCAGTCATCAAAGAACCATCCGCCAAAGGTGAAAGCCATGGTATCTCATATTGTCACATTCGAGTATATCGTTACAGATACAGAACTGGAAGCCTTAATTCTAGAGTGTAATTTAATCAAAGAAAATAGACCGAAATACAATGTTTTATTGAGGGATGATAAAACGTATCCCTATATAAAGATCACCACCAATGAAGAATATCCAAGAATACTGAAGACGAGAAAGGTAATAAAAGACAAAGCGAAATATTTTGGACCCTATACCAATATTGGGGCACTAAATGAAACCCTGGATGTGATTCACACCATCTATCCCATTCGAACCTGCAATAAAAATATTGAGCGAATGATCGCTAATAAAGAGCGACCTTGCTTAAATTACCATATAAAAAAATGCATTGGACCTTGTACGGGTCTCGTTACAAAAGAGGAATACCATCAGATGATCCATGATATCATCCTGTTTTTAGATGGAAAAGAAGACGAGCTGGTTCGAAAAATAGAAGAAAAAATGAAAGCTGCTGCTATTTCAATGGATTTTGAAAATGCAGCAAGATACAGGGATCAGATCATCGCTTTAAATAATATTGTAGAAAAGCAAAAAATCGTATCGGTGGCGGAGCAGGACCAAGATGTTATTGCAATGGCCAAAAATGAAGGCAACACATGGATCCAAGTATTCTTTATTAGAAAAGGAAAGCTAGTTCAGCGAGAGCATTTTATCTTGAAGGATACGGAGGACGACAGCAATCAAGAAATTATTGCTTCATTTTTAAAGCAATTCTATAGCGGTGCTACATTCGTACCAAAGGAAATCCTTATTGAGGAAAGTGTCGAGGATCTAAACGTATTAGAAGAGTGGCTCAGTGGCAAAAGAGGAAATAAGGTCAGCATCAAAGTGCCACAAAAAGGAGATAAAAAGGAACTTTTAGATATGGTAAAGAAGAATGCGCTGATGACAATGGAGCAGGCAACAACTGTCATCCAATTAGAAAAAGAAAAAACGGAGGATACCTTAATAGAGCTTGCTCAGCTATTAGATTTGGAGGAAGTACCTTACCGTATTGAGTCCTACGATATCTCCAATATTCAGGGCGTGGAATCCGTTGGTTCCATGGTGGTATTTGAGGGCGGAAAATCTAAAAATAAAGACTATAGAAGATTTAAGATTAAGACAGTGAAGGGACCCAATGATTATGCCAGCTTAGAGGAGATCATCACACGAAGATTTAAAAGAGGTTTAGAGGAAACACAGGATATCATCGAGCAATCCTTAGAAGTATCGGAAGGAAAGTTTGCAATTTTTCCAGATTTAATCATGGTAGATGGCGGCTTTGGTCAAGTCACCAGTGTTAAAAAGGCTTTGCATTCTTTAAATTTAAATATTCCTGTATGTGGCATGATCAAGGACGATCGACACCGCACCAAGGGATTGGTCTATGAAGGAGAAGAACTTTCTATAGAAAAGACATCCCACCTTTTTAGACTGATAACGAAGATACAAGACGAGGTCCATCGATTTGCGATCACATATCACAGAAGTCTGAGAAAGAAAACAACACTACAGTCCATACTAGAAGAGATACCTGGCGTAGGTGAGGCTCGAAGAAAGGCTTTAATGATCCATTTTGGGTCCATCGACAAAATAAAAAATGCCACAGTGGAGGAACTATTAGAGGTACAAGGGATGAATCGAAAGGTAGCAGAGAATATAGTAGAATACTTAAATAAGTGA
- a CDS encoding flagellar brake protein, translating into MLNTFFHVGKTIKIEANVIPSYLFFRGMIENIEDNTLKIKIDGYYVQKDPQLVKCTITDETKSKVCLFETIVSRALGDYLWLDMPKEENISIVQRREYIRVSLDKDVNCYLIGINERKVESNKVFPAKIKDISGGGVLLNSSLSLPPGTVLVFELELDQNKFLLTIKVLRNMESEMNGMRDLGCQFIGIDEGDRQKIIAYCNKEQMILKRKSKAFA; encoded by the coding sequence ATGCTAAATACGTTCTTTCATGTAGGAAAGACTATAAAAATAGAGGCTAATGTGATTCCTTCCTATTTATTTTTCAGAGGAATGATTGAAAATATAGAAGATAATACACTCAAGATCAAAATTGATGGCTACTATGTGCAAAAAGATCCCCAACTGGTAAAATGTACGATTACAGATGAGACCAAGTCGAAGGTCTGTTTATTTGAGACCATAGTCAGTCGAGCTTTGGGTGACTATCTGTGGCTAGATATGCCAAAGGAGGAAAACATCAGCATTGTTCAAAGAAGAGAGTACATCAGAGTTTCTTTGGATAAAGATGTGAACTGCTATTTAATAGGAATCAATGAAAGAAAGGTAGAAAGCAATAAGGTATTTCCAGCAAAAATTAAAGATATTAGCGGTGGCGGTGTGTTGTTAAACAGCTCTTTATCTCTGCCTCCAGGTACGGTTTTAGTTTTTGAACTTGAATTGGACCAGAACAAGTTTTTGTTGACAATTAAGGTTTTAAGAAATATGGAAAGCGAAATGAATGGTATGAGGGATTTAGGTTGTCAGTTCATCGGCATTGATGAAGGCGACCGTCAAAAAATAATCGCATACTGTAATAAGGAACAGATGATTTTAAAGAGAAAAAGCAAAGCATTCGCATAA